Proteins from a single region of Solidesulfovibrio fructosivorans JJ]:
- a CDS encoding response regulator, translated as MGTKRILIVDDHPLFREGLKTILRRDAGIVIAGEAGSATEAVRRARACAPDVALLDISLPDRSGMQLVRELRALLPDLGILMVSMHTKVDYIIEAVKAGANGYVTKDAAADQLLEALRQVGRGAFYLDPTISQEVSRELLVGSPKAQAAPANAYDNLTAREREVMRMVVEGLTTKEVAEALAISVKTAEHHRCNLMRKLGLQNSVELVRYASRLGLID; from the coding sequence ATGGGAACGAAGCGGATACTGATCGTTGACGACCATCCCCTGTTTCGGGAAGGACTCAAGACCATTTTGCGCCGCGATGCCGGCATCGTGATCGCGGGCGAGGCGGGCAGCGCGACCGAGGCCGTGCGGCGGGCCCGCGCCTGCGCGCCCGATGTGGCCTTGCTCGACATTTCCCTGCCCGACCGCTCCGGCATGCAGCTCGTGCGGGAGCTGCGGGCCCTGCTCCCCGACCTCGGCATCCTCATGGTCAGCATGCACACCAAGGTTGACTACATCATCGAGGCGGTCAAAGCCGGGGCGAACGGCTACGTGACCAAGGACGCCGCGGCCGACCAACTGCTCGAGGCCTTGCGCCAGGTGGGACGGGGCGCGTTCTACCTCGACCCCACCATTTCCCAGGAGGTGTCCCGGGAACTGCTCGTCGGCTCCCCGAAGGCCCAGGCCGCCCCGGCCAACGCCTATGACAACCTGACCGCCCGCGAGCGCGAGGTCATGCGCATGGTGGTCGAGGGCCTCACCACCAAGGAAGTGGCCGAGGCCCTGGCCATAAGCGTCAAAACCGCCGAACACCACCGCTGCAACCTCATGCGGAAACTCGGTCTGCAAAATTCCGTGGAATTGGTGCGTTACGCCTCCCGGCTCGGCCTGATCGACTGA
- a CDS encoding sensor histidine kinase has product MSLRRTAALIICLTFSGLFAVLYAISSSNLRAGFSTLEREEVEEEITRAGRVLHGETEALEATVADWAMWDDTYRFARDRDADYLRGNINFQSLSTIHADLILIYDAAGSLVLGRTVQAADQKLLPVSRALSDKVAATRLVARPGKNGNVVSGMLIEGGTVWLLAACPILTSTREGPPHGVLVMGRRLDADNIAGLSELIMLRLGVVDLQQPGLSPRFGDIAASIGRTGRHAVVPDGEKSIQGFALLRDLAGRPGILLSVAMPRRIFAQERIVQRNNVMFLLTIGLAFGLAMMLLVERRILSRVSSLRGQIKHLGEDTAGEGRTFVAGNDEIADLSKAINAMLAALDQAHGRYAMATRAAKVGVWELWKESGAFYIDPHFLALLDYNAEGMRPELDAWLAHVHPEDRERVREELAAWTKGDVDEYVGEQRMSARDGTVHWILVRGRAVRDASGRATRFVGTNTDVTELKQAEENIRKLTGALLKAQEIERARIARDLHDNVAQDLSAAKIACQTLLDGTALPSPAVRDRLTGFTALLSRAIRSVRELSYGLRPPDLEYLGLVQALERLCDDFSRQAAMGVDFVSSGLEGVSVPQDVAINLYRVAQEALANVRRHAGARHVSVRLVESYPRLILRVKDDGKGFNVAEGLDRAGRDRRMGLAGMRERVGLFGGTLRIASQPGQGCLVVAEVVYVEERQHGNEADTDR; this is encoded by the coding sequence ATGAGCCTCCGCCGAACCGCCGCCCTCATCATCTGCCTCACCTTCTCCGGGCTTTTCGCCGTGCTCTACGCCATTTCCAGCAGCAACCTCCGGGCCGGCTTCAGCACCCTGGAGCGGGAAGAAGTCGAGGAGGAAATCACCCGGGCCGGCCGGGTGCTGCACGGCGAAACCGAAGCCCTCGAGGCGACCGTGGCCGACTGGGCCATGTGGGACGACACGTACCGGTTCGCCCGGGACCGCGATGCGGACTACCTGCGCGGGAACATCAACTTCCAGAGCCTGAGCACCATCCACGCGGACCTGATCCTGATCTACGACGCCGCGGGGAGCCTTGTGCTCGGACGAACGGTCCAGGCGGCGGACCAGAAGCTCCTGCCCGTTTCCCGGGCCTTGTCGGACAAGGTGGCCGCCACGCGGCTCGTCGCCCGGCCGGGGAAAAACGGCAACGTGGTTTCGGGCATGCTCATAGAAGGCGGCACCGTCTGGCTTTTGGCCGCCTGCCCCATCCTCACGAGCACGCGCGAGGGTCCGCCCCATGGCGTGCTGGTCATGGGGCGGCGGCTCGACGCCGACAACATCGCCGGATTGTCGGAGCTGATCATGCTGCGCCTTGGCGTGGTCGACCTGCAGCAACCGGGACTCTCGCCCCGGTTCGGCGACATCGCCGCCTCCATCGGCCGCACAGGGCGGCACGCCGTCGTTCCCGACGGCGAAAAAAGCATTCAGGGCTTCGCCCTGTTGCGCGATTTGGCCGGCCGGCCGGGCATCCTGCTCTCCGTCGCCATGCCGCGCCGCATCTTCGCCCAGGAACGCATCGTCCAGCGCAACAACGTCATGTTCCTGCTGACCATCGGGCTGGCCTTCGGACTGGCCATGATGTTGCTGGTGGAGCGGCGCATCCTGTCCCGCGTGTCGAGCCTGCGCGGCCAGATCAAGCACCTCGGCGAGGATACCGCCGGGGAGGGCCGGACCTTCGTTGCCGGAAACGACGAGATCGCCGATCTGTCCAAGGCCATAAACGCCATGCTGGCCGCCCTTGACCAGGCCCATGGCCGCTATGCGATGGCCACCCGGGCGGCCAAGGTCGGCGTGTGGGAATTGTGGAAGGAAAGCGGCGCGTTCTATATCGACCCGCACTTCCTGGCCCTGCTCGACTACAACGCGGAGGGCATGCGGCCGGAACTCGACGCCTGGCTGGCCCATGTCCATCCCGAGGACCGGGAACGGGTGCGCGAGGAGCTGGCGGCCTGGACCAAGGGGGATGTCGACGAATACGTCGGCGAACAGCGCATGTCGGCGCGCGACGGAACCGTGCACTGGATTCTGGTGCGCGGCCGGGCCGTTCGCGACGCGTCGGGCCGGGCCACCCGCTTCGTCGGCACCAACACCGACGTGACCGAACTCAAACAGGCCGAGGAGAATATCCGGAAACTGACGGGCGCGCTCTTGAAGGCCCAGGAAATCGAGCGGGCCCGCATCGCCCGGGACCTCCACGACAATGTGGCCCAGGACCTCTCCGCCGCCAAGATCGCCTGCCAGACCCTGCTCGACGGCACGGCCCTCCCCTCTCCCGCCGTGCGGGACCGGTTGACCGGATTCACGGCCCTGTTGTCGCGAGCCATCCGGTCGGTGCGGGAACTCTCCTACGGCCTGCGCCCGCCGGACCTGGAATACCTCGGGCTCGTCCAGGCGCTGGAACGGCTGTGCGACGATTTTTCCAGACAGGCGGCAATGGGGGTCGATTTCGTCAGCTCCGGCCTGGAAGGCGTCAGCGTCCCCCAGGACGTGGCCATCAACCTCTACCGGGTCGCCCAGGAGGCCCTGGCCAATGTCCGTCGCCATGCCGGGGCGCGGCACGTGTCGGTGCGGCTGGTGGAATCCTACCCCAGGCTCATTTTGCGCGTCAAAGACGACGGCAAGGGCTTCAATGTGGCCGAAGGCCTCGACCGGGCCGGCCGGGACCGGCGCATGGGGCTGGCCGGCATGCGGGAGCGGGTGGGGCTTTTCGGCGGCACGCTGCGCATCGCGTCGCAACCGGGACAGGGATGTCTCGTGGTTGCCGAGGTCGTCTATGTCGAGGAGCGACAGCATGGGAACGAAGCGGATACTGATCGTTGA
- a CDS encoding TadE/TadG family type IV pilus assembly protein has protein sequence MNTRHRHDKASRQQGSLSVELALLLAFVLMPLLAGVVDFGQMLLAQAVVTRAAREGAMAASRNQDVDQIVALYMQNAGYDPAHTTVATLGDRTSGTPVTVRVGYDTTRMVIIPWQNISANLAQVVGSATERQM, from the coding sequence ATGAATACGCGCCACCGACACGACAAGGCCTCGCGCCAACAGGGTTCCCTGAGCGTGGAGCTGGCCCTGCTTTTGGCCTTTGTCCTCATGCCGCTTCTGGCCGGCGTGGTGGATTTCGGGCAGATGCTCCTGGCCCAGGCCGTGGTGACCCGCGCCGCCCGCGAAGGCGCCATGGCCGCCTCGCGCAACCAGGACGTGGACCAGATCGTGGCCTTGTACATGCAAAACGCCGGCTACGATCCCGCCCACACCACGGTGGCCACCCTCGGGGACAGGACGTCCGGCACGCCGGTGACGGTGCGGGTGGGCTACGACACCACGCGGATGGTGATCATCCCCTGGCAAAACATCAGCGCGAACCTGGCCCAGGTGGTGGGCTCGGCCACGGAACGACAAATGTGA
- a CDS encoding ethanolamine ammonia-lyase reactivating factor EutA: protein MGQPFFLATATTVRATVIVSLAEDIGKALGMGLRARLPGRELIVIDEVSLREGDYLDLGKPLEGGKFVPPIIKSLAFSTK, encoded by the coding sequence GTGGGCCAGCCCTTTTTCCTGGCCACGGCCACGACGGTCCGGGCCACGGTCATCGTCTCCCTGGCCGAAGACATCGGCAAAGCCTTGGGCATGGGACTGCGCGCCCGTCTTCCCGGGCGGGAACTGATCGTGATCGACGAGGTCAGCCTGCGCGAGGGCGACTACCTGGACCTCGGCAAGCCGCTGGAGGGAGGAAAATTCGTTCCTCCCATTATAAAATCCCTCGCCTTTTCCACAAAATAA
- a CDS encoding FAD binding domain-containing protein, whose product MAIVRDGMPPFALYQPTGIEDALALADRLGPGAWLLAGGLDSLERFKDRIKRPKAVIDLGGIAALRGVSRTEGGDCVIGPMTTLTEVAGHPLLRERFGLLAAAAGEVASPQIRNQGTIGGNVSQDTRCWYYRGGFDCYRAGGNICYAAAPEGMNREHAIFGVSRCAAVSPSDTAPALVALEAKLTIQNASGSRTVAAGDYFIGPDEDITRLNALGPGDILTEIRLPRTWTGKAFYFEKVRDRPVWDFPLVNIAAVMDKRGEKIERARFVLGAAAATPWRLPRVEAAVAGKTAREAVVAAQALAADGAVPLTHNAYKVALVRNLVKRAILGKEAS is encoded by the coding sequence CGATCGTACGTGACGGCATGCCGCCCTTCGCGCTCTACCAGCCGACCGGGATCGAGGATGCCCTGGCCCTGGCCGACCGGCTTGGCCCCGGGGCCTGGCTGCTGGCCGGCGGCCTCGACAGCCTGGAGCGGTTCAAGGACCGCATCAAGCGGCCCAAGGCGGTCATCGACCTCGGCGGAATCGCGGCCCTGCGCGGCGTTTCCCGGACGGAGGGCGGGGACTGCGTCATCGGCCCCATGACCACGCTGACCGAGGTGGCCGGCCATCCGCTCCTGCGTGAGCGTTTCGGCCTGCTGGCCGCGGCCGCGGGCGAGGTGGCCTCGCCCCAGATCCGCAACCAGGGGACCATCGGCGGCAACGTCTCCCAGGACACCCGCTGCTGGTATTATCGCGGCGGCTTCGACTGCTACCGGGCCGGAGGCAACATCTGCTACGCCGCCGCCCCGGAGGGTATGAACCGGGAACACGCCATTTTCGGAGTCAGCCGCTGCGCCGCCGTTTCTCCCTCGGACACCGCCCCGGCCCTGGTCGCCCTGGAGGCGAAGCTCACCATCCAAAACGCCTCGGGCTCCCGCACGGTCGCGGCCGGGGACTACTTCATCGGCCCGGATGAGGACATCACCCGACTCAACGCCCTGGGCCCGGGCGATATCCTGACGGAGATCCGCCTGCCCCGGACATGGACAGGAAAGGCATTTTATTTCGAGAAGGTCCGGGACCGGCCGGTCTGGGATTTCCCGCTGGTGAACATCGCGGCGGTCATGGACAAGCGGGGGGAAAAAATCGAGCGGGCCCGGTTCGTGCTTGGCGCGGCGGCGGCCACACCCTGGCGCTTGCCGCGCGTGGAGGCGGCCGTGGCCGGCAAAACCGCGCGCGAAGCCGTCGTCGCGGCCCAGGCCCTCGCCGCCGATGGCGCCGTGCCCCTTACCCACAACGCCTACAAGGTGGCGCTTGTCCGCAACCTGGTCAAACGCGCCATCCTCGGCAAGGAGGCGTCATGA
- a CDS encoding TadE/TadG family type IV pilus assembly protein, with protein sequence MRHGKTHRDQRGASVVEMALLLPVLLLVLFAIIDYGRFFYLQSMAASVASEVARTASLPDATDAAVTAELLAKLNNTSDATPPGFGLGVAPSVSITPAERVPGQPVTVSFSYPFEPLILPRLVGSALFPASITAGASAVVEP encoded by the coding sequence ATGCGACACGGAAAAACACATCGGGACCAGCGTGGGGCCTCGGTCGTGGAAATGGCCCTGCTCTTGCCCGTGCTGCTTCTGGTCCTTTTCGCCATCATCGACTACGGCCGTTTCTTCTACCTCCAATCCATGGCGGCCTCGGTGGCCTCCGAGGTCGCCCGGACGGCCAGCCTGCCGGACGCCACGGACGCGGCCGTCACCGCCGAGCTGCTCGCCAAGCTCAACAACACCTCCGACGCGACGCCGCCCGGTTTCGGCCTCGGCGTCGCGCCCTCCGTCTCCATAACGCCCGCCGAGCGCGTCCCCGGACAGCCGGTCACCGTCTCCTTCAGCTACCCCTTCGAACCGCTTATCCTGCCGCGACTCGTCGGCAGCGCGCTTTTCCCGGCCAGCATCACCGCCGGGGCGAGCGCCGTGGTGGAACCATGA
- a CDS encoding cytochrome b/b6 domain-containing protein, translating to MNLVTWGASPWGQPIILHAAWYLLWYSLAAGVLFVLAHAVWAHLRPHAPEPAASPGDAARYPAGIVRHTLPARLFHWVMAACMLTLLATAFLPKIGWSFDWLGAHVLAGSILVAAIVFHIVHAVCCLDFRAIWPEPADLAELRDLSGIRAPARPGKYPLGNKLYHLAIVVVGLTMAITGACMLTRVRTDFMTRDPYRYFSDGGWGVVYALHGLAGLSLIALVIIHVYFAARPEKRPITRAMITGRMDRAFYLSHHDPARWNAGPKAAK from the coding sequence ATGAACCTCGTCACCTGGGGCGCGTCCCCGTGGGGACAGCCCATCATCCTGCATGCGGCCTGGTATCTGCTGTGGTACTCGCTTGCCGCCGGCGTCCTTTTCGTCCTGGCCCATGCCGTATGGGCCCACCTGCGTCCGCATGCCCCGGAGCCGGCCGCATCGCCCGGGGACGCGGCCCGGTATCCGGCGGGCATTGTGCGCCACACGCTCCCGGCGCGGCTTTTCCACTGGGTGATGGCCGCCTGCATGCTGACGCTTTTGGCAACGGCCTTTTTGCCAAAAATCGGCTGGTCCTTCGACTGGCTGGGCGCGCACGTCCTGGCCGGCAGCATCCTTGTCGCGGCCATCGTCTTTCATATCGTCCACGCCGTGTGCTGCCTGGACTTCCGGGCCATCTGGCCCGAGCCGGCCGACCTGGCCGAACTGCGCGACCTGTCGGGCATACGCGCCCCGGCGCGGCCGGGGAAATATCCGCTCGGCAACAAGCTCTACCACCTGGCCATCGTGGTCGTCGGACTGACCATGGCCATAACCGGCGCGTGCATGCTGACCCGGGTGCGCACGGACTTCATGACCCGCGATCCCTACCGCTATTTCAGCGACGGCGGCTGGGGCGTGGTCTACGCCCTGCACGGCCTGGCCGGGCTGTCGCTTATCGCCCTGGTCATCATCCACGTCTATTTCGCGGCGCGCCCTGAGAAACGGCCCATCACCCGGGCCATGATCACCGGACGCATGGACCGCGCCTTCTACCTTTCCCACCACGATCCCGCCCGGTGGAACGCCGGGCCCAAAGCCGCGAAATAA